The DNA sequence GAAGCCCATGCAGTTTGGCCATTAATGACAAACTTgtcaaaaactcttaaaaatgtttcagtCATTAGATTTAGCTTTGATCTATAACTCTCACTATAGAGTCTAGTAAGTTCCTTAAGCACTTTGGCCTCTTATATGGTCCCTCTAGTTCTCAGTAGAGTACATTTAGAGGATGCTAGGTTATGCTACCTTTATATGGTAGGTAATTGTTGGAATATTTTGCACAAGGTTAAATGTGctttcttgctgttcttttttgtAATGATTTCAGAAgagcttttccttttctgtcttataTCTGGTCAGGGTGAAGTAACCATGCAGGCTTTTCTAAAAGGCACATCTGTCAGTACTAAACCACCACTGAAGGATCGAGGAATAGCTGCCACAGCTGGAAGCAGTGGAGAGAACAAGAAAACCAAACCTGTTCCATGGGTGGAAAAATAGTAAGAATGCTTGTATTTTTCTTGACATAGTCAATAAATTACTTCTCTAAGCAGTTTTAGTCACTTTTTTGTTGATGTTATTGCTACTTAAGAAGGAGATGATTTGCTTGGTGTAGATGTGCTTGAAAATCATCCAAATATGTAAGCCCTAGAGCCTTGCAACTGAAGGTGCCATCAAATGATCTAGTGTAATTACTTTATAGATGAACTAAGGACTTTTTGTAACTCGGGTCTGTGGTTTTAGAGATTGATACAcaacaagagaaaacaattgCTAGAAGGTAGTCCTAAGCTCTTGGTCAGGAGTTCTCCTTAAATCCAAATAATCTCTTCCACCTTCCATTACGGACAGGGGGAAATAATTGAGTTTTTTGTTCATACATTTTTGGCAAAAACAACACTTGAAGTGGCTCTTAAATTTCAATCAGCTAAGTCATATTATGACAATAGTTGTAACTCCTGGTGTAGCCTCGATTATTATTAAAAGTGTGCGGATTACTTATAGATCATGTAAGACCCTCATGTTTTGTTTGGCACCAACAACGGTTTTTAAAGTGGGAAATTTCACATAAAAgcctagatttttaaataaaattatgcagaggggaaaaaaatctatagatgTTCAGCTTTTCAAGAGATTAAGCAGAACTAGATACAAATTATCATTTGACAGTGGTTAAATGGACCTGAGTGCTGCTTCTCATTCTGGAGAGGTCATAcgtccttctgttttctcttgccTTATACTGTGCCTTATttactcttgttttcttcctgGCCCCTACAGGTATTTGAACATGAAACCCTAGTTTATAACTTAACGTTGGTTTCcctagaaaacattttctgtCATAAAATTCCTATTTGGCATTTACCTGATTAATTTGAAATGTATAAATCAAAGAAGAGCTTTCAGCTAGCTAATTAAGCACAATGCCTAACCTTGGGGTTAGGAGTATAACTTTGTCcagcttcttttaaaatcatcaatTAATGATGCAGGATGAAAATTATATGTTGTTATACTTCATTTTGGTTGAATTTGTTATTTAGCCCTCAATCAAGTGACTAGCTAGGAATTTTTTGTGGAGTTAGGTGATGGAGGAAATTGGTATTAACTAACTATATTGACCAAAATAATTTCCTCTCCTGAGGAAAGAGTTCTCTCTTTTTAGCTTAAGTGCATGATCTTATGATCTTGTcaaaatatattactttctaAGCAAGTgttcactttaaatttttaaccAGTGgtgtaataaaatctttttgcttaatttttctaaGTATTATAGATACAAACAGTGCATCTATAAAGGGAAAAGTAACTTCACTCTTTCAGTATGTATCTGCTTAAGGTAAATACAAATGGGGTTTCCACCTACTTCTAATAATGAAAGTTTCCTATTTTATTGCCAGGATATGAGAATTATCATTGGTATTTTAGCTAAAGGAACACTTAAGACATTTCTGTGGCTACTGTAATATACTAAATAAtctctctggttttttttttttttttttttcccagtcgcCCAAAATGTGTGGACGAAGTTGCTTTCCAGGAAGAAGTGGTTGCAGTGCTGAAAAAGTCTTTAGAGGGAGCTGATGTGAGTAGCAGATGATGTTTCATGTCATTGGGAgattcaagatttcatttattcatccttttccttccttttataatCACCTGCCCCCCTTAAATAGTAGCTGTATGTACAGTAGGCAGTAGGCCCTTgataattatttgtataatgGATGAtgagttcaacaaatatttattaagcatctccTGTTCTATCTTGGCATTGTTACACGGTACTTAAGTAGAAACCATTGAACAAGACATACTGGGTCCCTTttcttgtggcttttttttttttttttttttgtggggagagATAGAGAATAAATGTGTAAGCCAAATAAGCAAGAGAATTATAGATAATATGTGCTGTAAAGAAGAGTCTGAGACTCTTTAAAAGTATAATTGCTTACCTAATGTTAGAATTTGGTTTGAACTACAATACAAAAAATgagtccatgaaaaaaaaaaacaaaaaacaaaaaatgagtatttaattCTGCCTATAACATTGTGTCTCCTGCTGTCATATATGGgataaaaaaattcttgaatgaCTTGCACTTTTGATGATTCAGAGACAAGATAGCCCCATTAGAAGAATTAGCAGTTTAAAATTCTATATGATGAAGTGTTGTAAGAGCTTagtgaaagaaggagaaaagttgCAGATAAAAGTGGGATGTggtgttttcctttatttccaagTAAGATTTGCCTCCTTCCTCTCAAACTGGTTACTTTGAATTAGAGGTTCTTTTGGCTTTTGCTGCCATTCTCTTCCCAGAATTACActataatagtatatattttgaaagaagttatatttatcaaactattaaaaatctttgccagtttttgttttgatttgatcCAAATAcctttaccttttaattttatagtATACAATTTTAATTGTATAGTAATAATTACATAGATTGTAGGACAAGATAAATTTTGATTGGTAGTATTCTCATTCCTTGAGGCAAATGTAGTGGGATTATGACCCAGTTCTTGACTTTCTGCCATTTATCTTAGAAGACTGAATTAAGAACTTACTTCTTTAAaactcttatttaatattttgtttcttttcaggcTAAGTTCTATGAAACTTAAAgatgaagtaattttaaattccacagagtaaagaaaaagaattcattccttcatttactttagtgtatgtgctgccaaAACTGAGTACTCACTCCATCATTTACATTAAAGTATTATAGGTTTTACAATAGATGATCATCAGAAATCAATTTTAAGAACTAATATTCTACATGTAGTTGTTGAatacactgtatatatatatactataatatatatataattgtaagtTATAGTAATTttaccatgttttaaaaaattcaagttacTTTATGTAATAGTTACATAGATTAATTGTTACAAATATTGAGGTATGCACGAATCAAAATAATAGTTAAAGATGAAGCCTAGGAATGCTTTTTATACTCAAACTGACAAGCCCATAGCCActggagggaaggaaataataaagattagagtagaaaaaatgaaatagagactaaggggaaaaaaaaaaaacaatataaaagatCAGTGAAGCCAacacctggttctttgaaaagataaaattgatagaCCTTTACCCAGACTtctcaagaaaaagagaggactcaaaatcagaaatgaaggaggagaaatagcAAATGACactacagaaaaacaaagaattgtaagagaatattatggaaAAATACATACTAACAAATTgcacaacctagaagaaatggataaatccctagaaacatagaatcttccaaaactgaattgggaagaaatagaaaatttgagtagACTGATTACTAGTCATGaaattggtaatcaaaaatctcccagcagacaaaagtccaggaccagatggcttcatttgAATTCAGCTAAACATTTAAAGACGTtaaatacctattcttctcaaactatcccaaaaatagaaagaggaaggaaaacttccaactTCGTTCtgtgaggccaacattaccttgataccaaaaccagtcAAAAAGCTTAGGagttttttggtgtttgtttttaagtagtgAAACTCATAACTTGTATCTTAAGCTATGTGCTACCAATGTAATCATCttcaattaatatatttatacattggTTTATTTACTGGACACATGTTGAGCACTGTGCAGGATGCTGAGAATACAGATGTGAATAGAGCACGTAAGATTCTTGACCTTAAGCTTTCGGTAATAGTGAAGTAGACAGGTATTTTACAATTAAACcaaatcactaaataaataacaatagttgcaaattactgtatataaataaataagtgcaaGTTGAAGTAAGTGCAACAAAGACAGACTAACAGAGgagttctgttttatttattatttttttaagattttatttatttattcatgagagacctagagagagagaggcatagacacaggcagagggagaagcaggctccatgtagggagcctgacatgggactcggtcccgggaccccaggatcacgccctgggccaaaggcaggcgctaaactgctgagcctcccagggatccccgaggagTTCTATTTTAGATTGGGTGGTCATGGAAGGCTTCTGACTTGTGATGTAGTAGAAGTTGACTAACCAGGAAAAAAGCAGTCAGACCCTAGCTCGTGAGGGACAAGATAAGGTCATACAGTGCTTGGTTGTTAGGTTTCATTGTAAATTGGAGCCTGGAAAGTGAGAGAGTTGGTGAGCAGATCATGGACATCCATGGCCGTACaggttggtttttgtttggttttgtttttctaggtGGAGTATGAAGCCAGTGAATAGTTTCAAGTAGCAAGCAGAGTGGCAGCTGATTTGGGTGAAGAATGGATAGGAAGGTCAAGGGTTAGGCGAGAATGGAAGCAAATAAACCGTGCTGCCTAGTTTCCTATGTACAGTGATTTCTGTACGTGAAAGGACATACTAAAGAGTGCGGTTTTATGACAGCTCATGGAATTTAGTACATTTATCAGTCTACCACAGATTAGTTGTATGCTTGATAGGAGCCAAGCTAgtgagatttaaaatataaaagaagaactAGTGATTTAGCCTTACCCCTTCTTCTAATTAATTCTCCAGATGTATGTGGGCATCCCTACAGGGTATATAATCATGGCATATAGTATTGCCTGGCACCTAATAAATGCTCTTTTTCCCCGCCCCTGTTCTTGGAACATCAGCTCATCCAGAGCCTTGATAagtacttttcattctttttttccttggtaTTAGCCAAATTAAAGTTCTTTGGTCTGTTTCCCCTTTGAAGCAAtggacatctttttaaaatatcaaatcttGCCCAATCTTGAGCCGAAAGGTGGGATAGGAATTCACAGAAGCCCAAGATTCCCTTCAAAAGAAAGGttttgaggtgcctggctggcttggtcagtggaGTGGTgcactcttgatctctgggttgtgatttcaagccccatgtttggtgtagagattacataaaaaataaaatcttttaaaagaaaaaaaggtaaaaaaaaaaaaagaaaaaaaggtttctgATTCCTGCTTTGAAAACTTCacctaaatatattttgtatagaaCAATCATAAATATTGATTCAACTTAGATATCAGAAAAGACATTTGGGGGGAGGGAGTACAGAATTATGTGAAAAAGCAGGATTTACAACTGCTAACAGTGTGATACTtgttatattaagaaatattgtATTCAGATATGTGCCCTGTTAGGGAAGCTGTTGCACTGTTCTATACACATTTTCAACCATCATTTCATCTATTTGTaccagaatataatttttaaaaaataaactttaacttCCACAGCTCCCTAATCTCTTGTTTTATGGGCCACCTGGAACTGGAAAAACATCTACTATTTTGGCAGCGGCTAGGGAACTCTTTGGGTAAGTtgaaacatctctctctctctctttttttttttttataaacttgaCACCAaaaatctctgcctttctttATCTAAGAATTTGTATTTGGTCTCTGTAAGGttattgtttctgtatttttttatttatttagtgggcCCATTTCCAGTTCCTCCCCTTCAGTAAATAAGCTTGCTTACATCTTTTATAATCTTCATTCTGAACCTTATTCAAACGTTTGAATATACTACAACAATAGGAAGCCTCAAGATTTTTTCATCACTTTaacttttccattttgattttggAGCCCAGAGGACCCATCCTATTTTTAGTCATGCCAATACTTTCATTGCTCTCTAAATGGTTGTGTTCACATGTATGTCTTTGTGTGATAGGATCTGCTATGTCTCATGATACTGACTGATACCACCCCTTCTAGAGTTTTTTCTTGCTCTGGCCTTTCCAGACCCTGCCTCTGGAGTGGCTAGGCAAGCTGCTAGCCCTCAAGTATCTTGAGTGTGAGCAAAGTATGTAGTTGTTGCCCCAGTAGAACTCCAGGTACACCAGAAAATCTATGTGAGccattttcttagtttcttcccCCAGGATTGATTGTCTTGGCTTAGCCAACCATTGTAAAGGAGCCTTTTAACTAGAGTTAAAAGATACATATCAGCCTGGGTATGTATGATATCCCTAAAACATGCACTGACATAGAGAAGTCTGTCTTGATCTTCTTGGCCTTTTTGCTAAGATCAAGTGTACCAAAGGCTATCTTGAATTTATCCAGAACTTTTATATCAGGCATATAGCAAAAGGTACATCTGAAATCCTACATGTGAAAATAGGTTCCTCTAAAACCATCAAATATGTGCAGATAATTAGTTCTATTGAaatgtaaaggaagaaaaagagggaaggtgCTGTgaacctaatattttattttatttaacagcaatttttatttctcaaaaaaattataaaagaggtttttttttttttaattattccacAACTCAGATCCAATCTAAACCAGCCTTAGCAATGTAGTCATAATGAAACTTAGGTAGTTTGTTGTTAGTTTTTTCAGAGTAGGTCAGtccaaattatataattttttaaatatcctgttaaaaataacatttgttcttATAGAactaaaagaatttaattatgaattctgcatttcataatatatgtcattttaaaatagaaaatatatgcaCAGAGCTTATGGATGTTTGTGCccataaaaaaaatgcttaggatatcatgctgtttaaaaaaaaaaaaaaaaaaaaaaaaaaaaaaaaaaaaaggatatcatGCTGTTTAGGAAAACtaaagacagggcagccccagtggcgcagcagtttagtgccgcctgcagcccagggtgtgatcctggagacccgggatcaagtcccacgtcaggctccctgtatggagcctgcttctccctctgcctgtgtctctgcctctctctctctctgtctctcataaataaataaataaaatctttaaaaaaaaaaggaaaactaaagacaaaactAAGTcccaactcttgtttttttaattaaaaaatatatttatgtatagtaAAATAGGAGGAAGTTTTCAAAACAGTGTCTTGGAAGGGCGTGACACACAAACAGTGTCATCTTCTTTTGATTTCTCAGTGACCCTATGGTGagctatttttaatagttttttttttttactcaaaaaaaaaaaaaacaaacattttttttgtttgtttgttttgatccAGTATTAGTCCCTAGCAAGCTACCTTatagaaataattgaaaatatgctatattgcagcattatttaaaattgtattaaaactATCTAAATACCTAACAATAGaagaatattaaatgaatgatgGTATGCTTATTGTATAGAATGTCATATaagttattaaaatgttatttacagtGGTTCTTATAACATGGCAAGATGTTTATGATATAATtctaactaaatttaaaattttacgaATTAtgtatcatttgttttttaaactacatGAAAAAAACTGCATGTCTctgcaatataaaaaatatgaaagtgatCGCATGCCTTCTATCTAGTGTTTACTAGGTGGGTTTTAAAGTACTACAGAATGTGTGTGGTTAAAATGtggtttaaattcaattattttacaTGCTTTATGATGtttcatatttgtttcattttgacaTAGGCCTGAACTTTTTCGATTAAGAGTTCTTGAGTTAAATGCATCTGATGAACGTGGAATACAAGTAGTTAGAGAAAAAGTGAAGAATTTTGCTCAATTAACTGTGTCAGGAAGTCGTTCAGAGTAAGTAAAGctcacttttcctttttcataccatgtcattgcatttatttaaaatacatgtttcagggattcctgggtggctcagcggtttagcacctgccttcggcccaggatgtaatcctagagtccccagatcgagtcccacatcgggcttcctgcatggacctgcttctccctctgcctatgtctctgcctctctctctctgtgtgtctctcatgaataaataaataaaatcttaaaaaaaaaaaaagaaacatatttctgCCAAATGTCCCAACTCCTTTTTCATGTTagatcatatttctttttaagatttttttttttaatgtaatctcacatagggctcccatTTACAACCTCAGGATTAAGaactgcatgctctactgactgagctagccaggtgcccctttatctaaattatttaaaCCCAGAAATGACCTTTCCATTATAGTAACTAATTTTAAATTGTTGAGCTGTCAAGGGTTTTTGACTGATGTTATGTCTAAGGAGTATTTATTTAGTAATCAAATTTGGTAGTTTGGTGGTATACTGCTAGTGAAAAATCCTGATATTTGTTAATTATGTTACTTAAAAAATCTTCTGCCAGTTTAAGCTTCAGTATATATTTCCTGTATTTCCTAATACATATTTCCATTTAAGTTATTGTCCATACTGGAACACTTTTAGAATAAAAGATGaggtattattaataatttaaataggaCTGCCCTGAGTTAAACAGAGATGTTTAATCAGCTACTCATAATCTTTAGGTGGCAGAGTTCTAACATTAAAGTTTTGGAACCTGGCATATATTTAATTCATATCAGAGCacacttttaagaatttataggAAGTGAATGACTGATTTTTGAGATCTACCTTGGATTGACAATGCATATAAATCCTCtatttgggggcccctgggtggcccagtggttgagagtctcctgcctttggctcaggtcatgatcctgtggtcctgggatcaagtcccacatcaggctccccgtagggagcctacttctccctctgcctatgtctctgcttctctctgtgtctctcatgaatggttaaataaataatctaaaaaaataaaaataaataaaaataaataaatcctgtatTTGATAAGGGACTCAGaccaagaatatataaagaactcctactgggatgcctgggtggctcagtggttgagcatctgccttcggctcagggtatgttcctggagtcttgggatcgagtcccacattgggctccccacagagagtctgcttctccttctgcctatgtctctgcctcttctctgtgtctctcataaataaatacaatctttttaaaaaaatgaactacatTTTAATAGTCAAGAGAAAACCCAATATAAAAGGAAAGGAACTGAGTAGACCTTACACCACAGAAGATAGTCACCCTTTATCCATGGTTTCAGTTTCCATAGTTTCAGTTGCCTGTACTCAGCTGAAGTCCAGAGCAAATGACCCACCTTCTGATGTTATCATCAGGAGGTCATTAGTAGCCTGACATCATAGCACCTATGTCATACCTCACTTCACCTCATCATGCAGGCATCCTGGCATCTCACATCACAAGAAGAGGGAGTACAGTTCAATAAACTATTCTGAGACCACAGTCATGTAACTTGTATTACatatatcattaaaattgttTCATTATTACTGTTAATGATgctattgttgttaatctcttactgtgctgGATTTATAAATTGAACTTTTTAATAGGTATGTGTGTATAGGAGaaatatgttatgtatatttatatgctgTTCGGTATTATCCAGGGCTTCAGACAtctcctggggtcttggaatgcATTCCTTGTGGATAAGAGGGACTACTATACAAAAGGCCTGCAAGGgcatgaaaatatgctcatcaacatcattagccatagagaaatgcaaatcaaaaccatgatgagataccactttacacatACTAGGATGGCTCTTAGCAAAAAGACAACAtactggcaagaatgtggagaaattagaactcttCTACTTTGTacagacattttgaaaataaattggcAGGACCtctaaaagttaaacataggGAATTACTagacaacccagcaattccaacCTTAAGTCCGAGGTATATACCAcgagaaatgaaaacaggtctattcaaaagatgttcaaaaaaaatttttttttcaaaagtgttcttAAGAATATTAGTCACAGTAGTCAAAacatgaaaacaacccaaacagCCATCAgcctatgaatgaatgaatgaatgaatgaatgaatgaatgaatgaatgaaagaaatgtggtatatctCTTTGCCATATTTAGCAGTAAAAACAGAATGGAGTAGTGATGtcctgcaacatggatgaaccttgaaaggatgctgagtgaaagaagccaatcacaaaagacaGTGTATGACTGCATTTACATGAAATGTGCAGGGTAGGCAGCCGTGTGGAGACAGAAGGGAGAGATTCATGACTGCCTACAGCTGGGAGACTCGGGAAGCGTCACTCCTAGAGGGcctgggatttctttttgggatcataagaatgttctaaaattagacttTGGTGATAATACATGAATTATAAGTCCTGTTTCTCTGTATCAGTGGGAAGCCGTGTCCTCCTTTTAAGATTGTGATTTTGGATGAGGCAGATTCTATGACCTCAGCTGCTCAGGCAGCTTTGCGGCGGACCATGGAGAAGGAGTCTAAAACCACCCGTTTCTGTCTCATCTGCAACTACGTCAGCCGGTATGTACGTTGCCCTGAAGGTGCATGTGGGGCAGCCTCATGTTGATGACCCCAgttagggagagaaaaaaaatgtcaatgtttcAAGGCTATGGTAATTTCTTTTCCATCAGATCTTGATTTATTCTTGATAAAAAGGAgttctttgggggaaaatcaTCTTCAGACgctgactttttttcccccaatattttACAGAATAATTGAACCTCTGACGTCTAGATGTTCTAAGTTCCGATTCAAACCACTGTCAGATAAAATTCAACAGCAGCGATTACTAGACATTGCCGATAAAGAACATGTCAAAGTTAGCAATGAGGTAATTACTAAGTATTACAAATACTGCAGTTACAAATGCCTTTGATGAACTCATAAGaggtattaaaaacaaacatactgCTTTAATTTCTTACACCTTCAGGCAAAGTTAAGCTAAAAGAGCAACAGTTGGAATATGTAGGATTTATAGGTTCAACCTTCTTGTTACTCTTAGAAGTTTATTATCAATATTTCACAGAGCCAGAACTACGACAGATTTCCTACACATGATACATACTCTGCAGTAACAAATCTCTGCATAATAAGATTTTTTAGTGTCCTAGCTAATATATCACTTGAACAAATTTGGTGGTGAAATTTTGGTATAGAAAGAGGATATGTAGGCCTTATTCATTATAACAATTtaatcataatttaaatatttttatatattcaagaaaatagaattatagaACATTTTTCTCTGCAAATTTCTTCCAAAGGCAAGAGATCTCTAGCCTTCCCTTATATTGATGCTATCTCtgtgaatttttccattttaggaCTGACAACATTCccttaaaactgaaaatgaattttttctccCACTAACTCTGGGCCAAAACATagtgttttttcacttttattaaaatCAAGAAGTCTTCATTGGCCATCCATCACGggtaaaaaaagaattttttttttcttttcagggaatAGCTTATCTTGTTAAAGTGTCAGAAGGAGATTTAAGAAAAGCCATTACATTTCTTCAAAGTGCTACTCGATTAACGGGTGGAAAGGAGATCACAGAGAAGGTGATCACAGACATTGCTGGGGTAAGGGCactaaatattctaaaaatttttagtgGGCTTGTGGCTCTTAGAAAATTTTTATTGACAAGATGTATGCAGAATGTTTATTATGTGCTGGTTTAATCCATTCAGGCAGCTTTAACAAAGTACCATAGGCTTCAGTGGTTTATAAACAAAtttcacagttccagaggctgggcAGTCTAAGATCTGAATCTTGAGGGGCATATTTGGTCTATAGTATGTGCCAAGTAGTATGCTAAAAACAGTCTAATAAAGGAATAACCTGGAACCATCAAGAACACTTCAGGGATATGGGAGTTAAGAGAAATTtaatgttgggctccctgcgtggagcctgcttctccctctgcctcttttgataaaaaaaaaaatctttaaaaaaaattaatatcccTGTTCTTACAGATATATTTTGACGAAGGGTCATATATAAAGGGAGCAATATTCCACTTAGAGAAATAATGCCAGAGTTCATCTCTACTACTAGTAGGATCACTACTACTACTTTTaaaccttgtttgttttttaagattttatttatccatgagacacagagaggcagagacacaggcagagggaaaaaacaggctccatgcaggggcccgatgtgggactctgatcttgggtcttcaggatcacgtcctgggctgaaggcagctgccttTAGCAGCTGCTAagccactgatccacccaggcatcatGACTAGCTACTAGTAGATCATgcgattcctttttttttttttcttttttaagatttttttttttttaagattttatttattcatgagagacacaggcagagggagaagcaggctccatgcagggagcccgacgtgggatttgatcccggggctccaggatcatgccctgggccaaaggcaggtgctaaaccactgagagccacccagggatttccaaAGATATTTTTCATACCATGATGAAATCTATAGCATTTGTCCCCTTTAATTTTGGGGGAATTACGGGCTTTCTAAAAGCAGTCTCATATTAGCGGTATCTTAGGAAAGGAGGCACCTTCCCTTAAATTCCCTCTTTAAACCGGTTGACTTTAACCGCTTTAGAGGAAATAGAACC is a window from the Vulpes lagopus strain Blue_001 chromosome 17, ASM1834538v1, whole genome shotgun sequence genome containing:
- the RFC4 gene encoding replication factor C subunit 4, translating into MQAFLKGTSVSTKPPLKDRGIAATAGSSGENKKTKPVPWVEKYRPKCVDEVAFQEEVVAVLKKSLEGADLPNLLFYGPPGTGKTSTILAAARELFGPELFRLRVLELNASDERGIQVVREKVKNFAQLTVSGSRSDGKPCPPFKIVILDEADSMTSAAQAALRRTMEKESKTTRFCLICNYVSRIIEPLTSRCSKFRFKPLSDKIQQQRLLDIADKEHVKVSNEGIAYLVKVSEGDLRKAITFLQSATRLTGGKEITEKVITDIAGVIPAETIDGIFAACQSGSFDKLEAVVKDLIDEGHAATQLVSQFHDVVVENDNLSDKQKSIITEKLAEADKCLADGADEHLQLISLCATVMQQLTQNC